One region of Micromonospora ureilytica genomic DNA includes:
- the surE gene encoding 5'/3'-nucleotidase SurE has translation MTLRVLITNDDGIAAPGIQALAWAARQRGLDVVVAAPMEEASGTSAAMSALERDGRVVVNDHPLPDLEGVPAYGVAGSPGFITLIALHGAFGPPPSVVLSGVNRGANAGRAVLHSGTVGAAFTAATNGCRAIAVSLDVLSAGEATAASGGAAVDAAARVRDAERHWSTAARVALDLLPRLTSAPMESVLNVNTPDLPHGQLRGVRRGTLASFGQVQMTVAESGHGFVRTSLEEPGQAAQPGTDVALLAAGYASVTAIRAVTEATDIDLTGLDEQP, from the coding sequence ATGACCCTGCGAGTGCTGATCACCAACGACGACGGGATCGCGGCGCCGGGCATCCAGGCACTGGCCTGGGCGGCCAGGCAGCGGGGCCTGGACGTGGTGGTCGCGGCGCCGATGGAGGAGGCGAGCGGCACCAGCGCCGCGATGAGCGCCCTGGAGCGCGACGGGCGAGTCGTCGTGAACGATCACCCGCTGCCGGACCTGGAGGGTGTGCCGGCGTACGGGGTCGCCGGGTCCCCCGGCTTCATCACGCTGATCGCCCTGCACGGGGCGTTCGGCCCACCGCCGTCGGTGGTGCTCTCGGGTGTCAACCGAGGCGCCAACGCCGGCCGGGCGGTGCTGCACTCCGGGACCGTGGGCGCCGCGTTCACCGCCGCCACGAACGGCTGCCGGGCGATAGCGGTCTCCCTCGACGTGCTCTCGGCCGGCGAGGCGACGGCCGCGAGCGGTGGCGCCGCGGTGGACGCCGCCGCCCGGGTACGCGACGCCGAGCGGCACTGGAGCACTGCGGCGCGGGTCGCCCTGGACCTGCTCCCCCGGTTGACCTCCGCGCCGATGGAGAGCGTGCTCAACGTGAACACCCCGGACCTGCCGCACGGGCAACTGCGCGGGGTGCGGCGAGGCACCCTGGCCAGCTTCGGTCAGGTGCAGATGACGGTGGCCGAATCCGGTCACGGGTTCGTCCGCACGTCGCTGGAGGAGCCGGGGCAGGCCGCACAGCCCGGCACGGACGTGGCGTTGCTGGCCGCCGGGTACGCGTCGGTGACGGCCATCCGAGCGGTCACCGAGGCGACCGACATCGACCTGACCGGCTTGGACGAGCAGCCCTGA